Genomic DNA from Paenibacillus sp. KS-LC4:
AGCGCTTCTATTGAGCGAAATGAGGTAACGGTATCCATTAGCGACAACGGGAGCGGGATTGATGAGGAGACGGCGCGACTGCTGCGTCATGATGAGCTCTTTTTCAAGGAGCCTGGCTTGGCAAGTGGGAGGGACGGAAGCGAAATGAGGTTTGGCCTCGTATTGACCCGGGAATTTCTCCGCATGCATGGCGGCAGTCTCCGATTTGAGAGCTCTAAGGGGCAAGGAACGACATTCCGATTTACATTGCCAGGGGCCGTCAGCAGCAGGACTGAAAGTGACAGTGAGGAAACGGTGGTGAAAGCTTATGAAGGTCATCTTAATTGATGACGAACCCGTCATGCATTTAATTATGCGTAAAATGCTGGAGAAATACACGGAACTGCAAATCGTTGGGGCATTCGTGAACACGCATGCGGCGGGCGATTTTCTCGCTGTAAATACCGATGTCGAGCTGGCGTTTGTAGACATCTCCATGCCGGGCGACAGCGGGCTTGCGTTTGCTTCCAAGCTGGATGGGGAAGGCTGCAAAACACAAATTGTGTTCGTTACCTCGCATAAAGATTATGCCGTGGATGCTTTTGAGCTTTCGGTGCTCGATTATTTGGTAAAGCCCGTAACGCAGGAGCGGCTGGAGCGGACGATTCATCGTGCACTGGAGGGCAGGAAAAGGATAGGTGATTCCCCGACCCCGACGGGCAGCGCTCTCGTTCAAAACCCTAATCGGGTCAGAATCACAGCATTAGGCGACTTTTCGGTGCAAAATGAACGGGGACGCGTGAAATGGATTTCCAGCAAATGCGCCGAGCTGTTTGCCTACCTGCTGCTGAACCGTGGCCGCAGAATTTCGCGTGCCAGGCTCGTTGCAGATATTTTCGCCGGCATGACGAGTTTGAATGCAGAAAAGTATTTGAATACGACGGTCTATCAGCTTCGCAAGTCATTAGAGCCGTTAGCGCTTCGGGATGCTATTCGCTCGGAAAATGACGGCTACGCGCTGGAGCTAGCCGATGCGATAATTGATTTTGAGGAATTTGAGCGTCAAACAAGCAACTGTAAAAGGGTTGATGCCGTTAATATGGAGGACGCTCTGAACGCGGAAAGGCTCTACACGGGGGATTTGTTCGGCAGCAAAGCTTACGTCTGGGCTATACACGAGACGGATCGGCTGGCGGAAATATACACCTCGTTCGTCAAAAATGTAGTGGAGGCGCTCTTCGTGCTCTCCAATACGGCAGCAGCGTCGAAGCTGCTGCTGAAGCTATATGCACAAAATCCCCTTGATGAGTCCGTTCTGAGCCTGCTGCTCCGCAAGCATGCGCAGGACGGAAACAAGAAGGGACTTACGGCTCAATACACCGACTATGTGAGACTGATCAAAAAAGAGCTCGGCATTCGTCCATCCAAAGAACTGCTCCTCCTATACGATTCTCTTGTCGGTGCATTATCTGATCGCTAAATAATGTAAATGATGCTCGTAACCTACGCGGAGCTACGCATACCTGCACTGACCTTAAGCTGATTTAAGCTTTAACGGTTTCCGGTCGTGTATACATATTCAGCTCCTGCAGCTGAATCAGCACCTTGCCATAACGCCCGCTCTGATGAATAATCACTTTGCCATCCGGATAAGTGCGGTGTACATATTCCGTAACGATTTGGCGGGCAGACACATCAGGAGTTAAGTTATGGGTTTTCAGCGCTTGCATGACCTCCTCTATTGCTTCTTCGTAAGTGGACTCGGTCGATTTGGTTTCTTTCGTAATAATGGATTGGAAGGAATAACCCTTCAAATAGAGCAGGTGGGTCAAGTAGGCCGTATCTGAGCTTTCCGGATGAACCTCCTTGCCTGTCAGCAAAGGAAGGACAGCTTGCAGCAGACTATGCTCTCTAGGCCCTGCGCCTACACTAATGTAGCAATACTTGCGAGCCGTGCTGAGTACCCGCTCTACGCTTGCCCAATCGACAATGACCGGACACATGGACACAAATACGAAATCAAAGGCGTTGCTCCAGCCTCTTGCCGCAAGATCCAGCTCCTCAAACACATCATGCACGAGTTCGATCTGTCCTTGATCAAACCTTGCTGTATTCTCTACGAACAGCTCGCTTAGCGGAACGTTAGGCTCTACAGCCGTCACCCGCGCCCCCCTGTCGGCAAAAGGAACCGTGAAGCCGCCCGAGGCAGCGCCAATATCGAGTACAGACAGCCCTTGGAAGTCGACGCCCTGCCCTTCTATCCAGCGAATAATGCGCTCGCTGCGGTGTCTTCCCCCTTCACTGAATACCTCTGCATTAAAGGCTTTTGCTTTATGGTCAAAGGACGTGCGGCCAATGCCGGCCTTCTTCATTTTATTGCCCGTCGCATTCGGGTCCTCCGTCCAGGCTTTCTCCCATATAGCTGCATTAAACAAATCGCTTTTCATATCCCTTCATTCCTCTCCTGATTATATTATGATCTTCATATTGCAGACTTTAAAGACTCTGTATATCTACAATAACCTTTAATGCAGTGAAAAGCAACTGCTCATTATTGCTCGGTACGAAACGTGCTGCGTCGTCGGAGGACGGCGGCAGCCGTATCACCGTGGGTTCAAGCACCGCGCCGTGTCCCAAGACAAGCCCGAAAATAAAATGGAACCGGACAAATAACGTGGAAGTAATTAGAGTATAAATAGAATCTAAAGAGATATTAGCAACATTTAGGAGCTTGTTCGGTTATTCTCTGTTAAAATTAAATATACAGGCAAATGATGCTGTTGCTTTTACAAATAGAAACAAGTTACCGCATTCGTGGAGGAATTATTTATGGGGAATAATTCGAAATGGTTGAAGCTGCTCGGACTCATAGGCGGCGTTGTCGCTCTAAATATTGTTATTTTGTCACCGGGACTCGTCGGGGTAGTCATAGGGGGTGAAAGTGTTCTTGCAACCGCATCAGGCGTAACCTTATTGGTCAGCAGCTTTCTGACTCTGACCTATGGAAGCTATATGCTGCTGCTTAGGCCCGCCTCTGTGCCGCAGATCGGTTCGATTGCCACACGCGAGGATTTTATGGCGGCGCTTTCCTATTACAAAAACGTTAAAGTACTGCATAAGGATATCGCACTGTCCCTCGACCAATTGGAGCGAATAGCGAAGAAGAGAGCGATCTTATCCGATATTCTCGGCCAAAGATTTGAGCAGACGGAAATCAGCTACAAGAAATTCGACTCCGTCATCGCTGAGGTCGAGAAGCTTTTTTACTTGAATATTAAAGCCATGCTGAATAAGCTCGGCGTGTTTGATGCCAATGAGTTTGCCTCCTTGGAACGGCAGCGGAGCGCGAGGATATTCTCGAATAAGCTGATGCAGGAAAAAATAGAGCTTTACCAGCAATATCTGGACTACGTGTCCGGTTATCTGGGAGCGAATGAAGAGATTTTGCTGAAGCTGGATCGTTTAGCACTCGAAATTTCACTGCTAGGGAGTGCGGATTACAAGGCGGTCGAGGAAATGCCCTGCATGAAGGAGCTGGATGTATTAATTAAGCAAACCAAATTATATCAACAATAAGAAGGTGAAGCATATGGCGAATAAAGGAAAAGCTTTTGTAGTCTTGGCACTTATTGCGTTTGTCGTTTTTGCTCTCGTTTATTTTGGGATTAACTTGACCTCGAACATAGGCAAGACGGATACGCAGATTTCATCGGAGGATGCGGGCAAGCAGCTGAATAAGCTTTATCAAGGCATTTCAGTTACGACAGCGGAGCCGATTAAAGGACAAATCGATCTTGATCCTGCCGATGTCGGGGACTCCTTGCCGGATATTTCAAAGTTTCCCGTATCGGTGACAAACACCACAGACCAATTTGTCGAGATTTTTTCCTCGACCGAGAAGTCGGGTACGGATATGGATGGCTGGCTGAACGAGGTGGCCACCGCCTTTAATCAAGCGAAGATTAAAGTGAACGGGAAGACGGTCTCGGTCAAAATCCGTAATATTGCCTCAGGCACCGCAACCGATTATATACGTTCAGGCAAATATGTGCCCGACGCCTTCACCCCGTCCAATGAGCTATGGGGTGAAATGGTAGCGGCGAGCGGCGTTCCAACGAAGCTCGTGTCTAAACGGCTTGTAGGCAATGTAGCTGGCGTTGTGTCTACTCAAGCAAAATACGATGAGCTGATTGCCGAATATGGCGCGCTCAATGTGAAGACGCTCACCGATGCGATTGCAAGCAATCAGGTGGCCATGGGCTATACCGACCCTTTCGCCAGCTCAACGGGCCTCAATTTTCTGGTGACGGCCCTTGCAACCTTTGACAGCCAGAATCTGCTGGGAGAGAAGGCGGTGCAGGGCTTTGAGAAGTTTCAGGCCAATGTGCCATTCCTTGCTTCTACTACGCTGCAAATGCGTGAGGCCGCCAAGACGGGGATGCTCGATGCCTTTGTACTGGAGTATCAAACCTATGTAAACGCGGCGGATTTCCAGAGCGGCTACGTGTTTACGCCGTTTGGCGTGAGGCATGACAGCCCGCTCTATGCGCTAGGCAAGCTGCCCCAGAATAAGCAGGATATTATCAAGAAATTTGCTGATTTTGTCGCACAGGAAAAATACCAGAAGAGCGCTGAGGAAAAGGGCTTTAATGGACTGAACGACTACAGATCCGAGATGGAAGCCGTGAAAGGCAAGACGCTGGCAGCGGCGCAGAAGCTTTGGAAGGAGAAGAAGGATGGCAGCAAGCCGATTGCCGCTGTTTTTGTAGCCGATATTTCGGGCAGCATGGGCGGGGAGCCGCTTAATCGCTTGAAGGAATCGCTGCTCAAGGGGCAGAAGTTTTTGGGCAGGAGCAACAGCATCGGATTCGTATCGTACTCCAGCGACGTTGCGATCAACTTGCCAATTGGGAAATATGACACTAACCAGCAATCCATGTTTGTAGGTGCGATCAACAGCTTGCAGGCGAGCGGAGGAACGGCCACCTTTGATGGCATTGTAGTCGCTCTAAAAATGCTGCAGGATGAGCTCGCCGTCAATCCGGATGTGAAGCCGATCATTTTTGTGCTAAGCGATGGGGAGACGAATGAAGGGCATTCGCTCAAGGATATTAAAGGGCTCATAGAAACGTACAAGGTTCCGATTTATACGATTGGCTACAATGCGAATATTAAGGCGCTGCAAAGCATTTCAAGCATTAATGAGGCGGCAAGCATCAACGCCGATACCGACGATGTCGTCTATAAAATTGGTAACCTGCTAAACGTTCAAATGTAAGTTTATATGGCGGATATAGGTTGAAGAGGAGGGGTTGCAATGTCATTTACGATGGAAGTAGTCAGTGAGGAGAAGCTGAAATCGGTCATTGAGGAGCAGGTGAAGCCTGAGCCTGAGGAGGTCGCCCAACTGCGGGAGCTGGCGACGAGCAATGTATCGTCGATTTTGGAGCTGGATTTGGATTCGCTGGAAAAGCGGAAAGCGATTTTGCAATCTATTGACCAGTTTGGCATTCAGTCGATGAGATCATCCTCGGAGAAAAATGCGCTGTTGCAGGTGGCGGTCGGCAATTTGTCTCAAACGGGCGACGAGGGCGGCCAAGTGGCGAAAGATTTGACGGAGCTGCACATCCAGCTCAAGGATTTGGACCCGAGCGTCGTCGATTTTGCCAAAAGCGGCGTGCTGGGTATGTTTTTTAATCCGTTACGTCGTTATTTTGCCAAATACCAGAAGGCGGATACGGTCATTTCGGGCATTATTTTATCGCTGGACAAAGGCAGTACGATACTTAAAAATGACAACACCACGCTGGAACTGGAACAGCATGCGCTTCGCGAGCTAACGAAAAAGCTGCAAAAGGAAATTCAACTCGGCATGCTGATGGATGAGGGCATAGAAACGCAGATTGCAGCCGCCAAGGCACGTCAGGAGTCGGAGGATAAAATCCGCTTCATAACGGAGGAGGTGCTGTTCCCGCTCCGCCAGCGCGTCATGGATTTGCAGCAAATGCTCGTCGTGAACCAGCAGGGCATTATGGCGATTGAGGTTGTGATACGCAACAACAAGGAGCTGATCCGCGGGGTAGACAGAGCGAGGAACATCACCGTGTCGGCGCTGAAAATCTCCGTCACTGTAGCAAGCGCGCTCTACAATCAACGAATCGTCCTGCAAAAAATCGAGCTGCTGAATCAGACGACCGACAGCCTGATCAGCGGCACCTCCAAAATGCTGAAAAACCAAGGAGCAGCGATTCAAAAGCAGTCGATGGAAGCGAATATCTCCGTTGATACGCTCAAGACGGCCTTCGCCGATGTGCTTTCGGCAATGGATTCCATCAGCACCTACAAGCAGGAGGCGCTGCCTAAAATGCGCCAAACGATTCAGCAGTTCAGAGAGCTGGCGGATACCGGCGAGGTGCAAATTCAGCGGCTGGAGAAGGGGCAGAAGCTGGGGCTATAGAAATGAATAAAGAGCAGGGGCGGCGGCTAGAAATCGGGATGCGCTCCTGTTCTTTTTTGTCGTTTGGGAGACGCTTCACAGCATGGACACATCTTGAGATTTTTTATAGAATGAAGCAGCCGCTATTATACTGCCAGTATTCCATGCAGAACACTAAGCTAATTCGCTGGCAATTTTGACCGAAGGTTTATTGGTTTACAATGAAGTTCAAAATGATCACAATAGGCGTCTATGTCATGCTTATTGATTGGCTGTCCCTGCATTTTTCGTTTCTGGATACGTTATTTATGACTTATGGGGTAATCAGTAGGGGATCATGCTTGAAGCATAAGCCAATAACAAGGATTCAATGGGAGGGTTGGATCAGTCGGAATTGCCGTGGTATTGTATCCCACAACAGGGCTTAAAGGATCATCTGTTGCCGAGGCCCATCCCGTTGTAAAGGAACTCAAGGCAAACTGATTGTCCGAACTATAAATATTCGTTGTACCAATGTAACTGGAATCAATACCAATGAACC
This window encodes:
- a CDS encoding response regulator; this translates as MKVILIDDEPVMHLIMRKMLEKYTELQIVGAFVNTHAAGDFLAVNTDVELAFVDISMPGDSGLAFASKLDGEGCKTQIVFVTSHKDYAVDAFELSVLDYLVKPVTQERLERTIHRALEGRKRIGDSPTPTGSALVQNPNRVRITALGDFSVQNERGRVKWISSKCAELFAYLLLNRGRRISRARLVADIFAGMTSLNAEKYLNTTVYQLRKSLEPLALRDAIRSENDGYALELADAIIDFEEFERQTSNCKRVDAVNMEDALNAERLYTGDLFGSKAYVWAIHETDRLAEIYTSFVKNVVEALFVLSNTAAASKLLLKLYAQNPLDESVLSLLLRKHAQDGNKKGLTAQYTDYVRLIKKELGIRPSKELLLLYDSLVGALSDR
- a CDS encoding class I SAM-dependent methyltransferase — translated: MKSDLFNAAIWEKAWTEDPNATGNKMKKAGIGRTSFDHKAKAFNAEVFSEGGRHRSERIIRWIEGQGVDFQGLSVLDIGAASGGFTVPFADRGARVTAVEPNVPLSELFVENTARFDQGQIELVHDVFEELDLAARGWSNAFDFVFVSMCPVIVDWASVERVLSTARKYCYISVGAGPREHSLLQAVLPLLTGKEVHPESSDTAYLTHLLYLKGYSFQSIITKETKSTESTYEEAIEEVMQALKTHNLTPDVSARQIVTEYVHRTYPDGKVIIHQSGRYGKVLIQLQELNMYTRPETVKA
- a CDS encoding VWA domain-containing protein yields the protein MANKGKAFVVLALIAFVVFALVYFGINLTSNIGKTDTQISSEDAGKQLNKLYQGISVTTAEPIKGQIDLDPADVGDSLPDISKFPVSVTNTTDQFVEIFSSTEKSGTDMDGWLNEVATAFNQAKIKVNGKTVSVKIRNIASGTATDYIRSGKYVPDAFTPSNELWGEMVAASGVPTKLVSKRLVGNVAGVVSTQAKYDELIAEYGALNVKTLTDAIASNQVAMGYTDPFASSTGLNFLVTALATFDSQNLLGEKAVQGFEKFQANVPFLASTTLQMREAAKTGMLDAFVLEYQTYVNAADFQSGYVFTPFGVRHDSPLYALGKLPQNKQDIIKKFADFVAQEKYQKSAEEKGFNGLNDYRSEMEAVKGKTLAAAQKLWKEKKDGSKPIAAVFVADISGSMGGEPLNRLKESLLKGQKFLGRSNSIGFVSYSSDVAINLPIGKYDTNQQSMFVGAINSLQASGGTATFDGIVVALKMLQDELAVNPDVKPIIFVLSDGETNEGHSLKDIKGLIETYKVPIYTIGYNANIKALQSISSINEAASINADTDDVVYKIGNLLNVQM
- a CDS encoding toxic anion resistance protein — protein: MSFTMEVVSEEKLKSVIEEQVKPEPEEVAQLRELATSNVSSILELDLDSLEKRKAILQSIDQFGIQSMRSSSEKNALLQVAVGNLSQTGDEGGQVAKDLTELHIQLKDLDPSVVDFAKSGVLGMFFNPLRRYFAKYQKADTVISGIILSLDKGSTILKNDNTTLELEQHALRELTKKLQKEIQLGMLMDEGIETQIAAAKARQESEDKIRFITEEVLFPLRQRVMDLQQMLVVNQQGIMAIEVVIRNNKELIRGVDRARNITVSALKISVTVASALYNQRIVLQKIELLNQTTDSLISGTSKMLKNQGAAIQKQSMEANISVDTLKTAFADVLSAMDSISTYKQEALPKMRQTIQQFRELADTGEVQIQRLEKGQKLGL